The stretch of DNA ttaaaatagctatttaaactaataggtatttttaaaaatcaatgatccCATGCCCATTCATATCCGAATTTGCTCTATGATCATGTTTCTGGTAACTTTTACCTTTGAGCTTTTATAATCTTCTGAAATACAATGcaatatttaatgtaaatggaTGTTCAGAAAGGCCATTTTCATTCAGCCCCTTCAGAGCAGTTGAACATTTCGCCCATCATCATAACATCGTTAATAATGAAGTTTAAACACATAATAACGTAAGCCTAGTCCTTTTTTTTACTCCTAAGTGGTGATAGATGTTGCAATAGCATTGctagataaataaataacctaaaatAACATTTGGAGAAAAGCTAGTATTCAACAAAATAACCTGCATGGCCTTTTAAGTAATGAATTAACTTACCAAGAATCTTTGGGATCTAATTTCTTCAACCAATTTACTTTAGGGTCCTAGAAGTTGAATTGTACAAAGTACAGTTACATTTTGACACCTGATCCAAGACACAGTAATGTATACCACATTACAATGTTTCAGTCAATATACAGCACATAAAAAAAGTGGTCCTATAAGAGCTGAAAATTCcttattaaatgttatttctaaTATTGAAAAGTCAACATTTTTCTCCTACATTTTTACTCATAAACATAGCAAAATGTTACAGGTCTCATTGTCACCACTGCAATATGCATACTGTGATGGAAGCATAACCTGTCTCAATTTAGCCACATTAACTATTTTTGGACACCATGATCAACAGTGCCCATTCTCTAGAATGAGGCATTGTAAAAGTCTTTAAAGCTTAGTAGTGTATTTGTACGAAGTTCTTGTTATGCTGGCAGTGCTACTGATAGAGGGAAACAAGCAGAATCAATAGAAACAGAGAATCTTACCTTTTTACTGTAGGTGGTGGGGATCTACCTGGTTCTCAATTTGACACCCTGGAAAAAAAAGCATTGCTTACTATTTTAGAGTATATCAAACTGAACACTCTGAGAAACCTACACAAATACTGTATCAGTAGAAATACCAGGTTTAACAAGCACAAAGCCAAGAAAACCAACGATGCCAGATACTGAATTTCTATAGCACTGACCTTTGAACACCCTAGCAGGTGTAAACTGCTGAGTGCAGATACCATGCAGTGCAATTATGACTGAACTGTACAACTCGTATTCCCAAATTTGCAATATTGCTGAGAAATGCTTTCACAAACCTCTCAAATTCCTTTAACAAGTACAATAATTTGAGCTTTTTTCCTAATTGTCACTGTAATAAGGAAGCTACATTAACTACATTTTAAGCTACAACTCTAGTCTTTGCCTAATCTTTGCCCAGTCTCTCTATAAAACTTAAAGATGGAATATATACATGTAACTTAACAGATCAGACAACAAACGTCAAGCTCATTGTTGCTCAAACTGCCAGTTACACAAAATTCTTTTTATGTAATTCATATCCCTATTGATTCAACATATCCACACAGGTTTACGTGACTTTAGGATGAAATATGTGTAACTGCCAGTTGAATAATGATGCAAAGAACACAGGTAGTTTCGTTTGGTAGGTATAGACATGCAgtctcttcattttccttctctatacaaatatatacattgtaATATTTTTGCCAGTATCTTACTAATTCTGTGTTATACCTGAAATACTGGGATggtgtaatttctatttttcatcttttgagtccttgattattataagttaaatattttacttacctCTCAACATGAATGAGTTCAAATCACATTCATTCCTATAGAAAGTACCAATTAAAGATTTAGAAAGGATACATTTCCAGTTATTAAAACTAAAACCCAAGTATAAATTTAAGATCCAGTTTATTATACAGCCATATCCAGCTCTGTCAGAATTAAGTTTTAGTTCATGCCCGTTATCATTCAGCAGTTGAACAGTTAAATTCATCATCTGAACTGTAATCATTATTTCCCAAAAGATTATACTGTCACCAATTAAAACTTACCTAAGCGATCACTCAAGAATGGTACAGATGTGTGGAGTATGCCAATACCTAAGGTAAAAAAGTAGATTATCTGGTTTTTCATAACGTTTAGCAACCgtctttttcaaacttttagcAACTGTCTTGTAATTCCTTCCCACAGATCTAACAATAGTCCTGTGAGTAAAGTAAAACCACAGAGTTACTCTATGAGGCGTTTCCAACGATGTGCAGGCTACAGGAAAAGCCCCATCGGGATAGACCTCAACCACTATTTAcaaggttttgatttttttttaaagacacaggaTCTgccatgtcttttaaaaatcgTGTGATTCTTgctgaatcacttgagcccaggggttcgaggctacagtgagatgTGGCAGGATCAcatctcactgtagcctcaaaccgctgggctcaagtgtttctcctgccttagcctccagagtagctggggaccacaggcaccactgtgtccagctagtATTTATACACATAAATAACAAAGTCTAACACTCCATAGGAAAGAAATTATGAGCAGAAACTGCAATATGCTCTTACAATATTGCCAACTGCAGAAACTTCCTACTACGTTAATCACAAAAACAATAATTTCACAATCACGTTGTGCTTAGGAGCCAGAGGaatgataaataaaaagtaacatcAAGTAGCTCCTTTACATGAAccaaaggaaaaagatttaaacTTAAGATTTAAGTTTAAAGTCTAACTGTTGTTATGAACTTCAGTATTGCAACAGAGGATGTTGTTTTCCCAATTCGAAGATTTCAGCAAATTTTAATTCTTGGCTCAAAATTAATTGTCATCCATTATAAAATACAGGAATATAATGTGCCTGTAAGTTACGACTTTGGCATTATATAACTTTTAATCAAACTCTACATCATTCAAATTTATGAATTCTTATGACCTGTGTAATCATCttttattatactatattttGCATTAAACCATAAAATCCTCTGCCTCATTTTAGATTGtgcattaattcaaaataatgctGTAGGCTTCAAGTAGGAAATCCAAAGTTCTGATTATTGCTACAAACTAACAAATTCAGGACCCTCTAATGCTTGCAACTAAAATGAATCTGACACATCACTATAAAATGTGTGAATCTAGgattcttcttttcagaaatcagTATAAATGGGAATTAAAAGCATGGTAGAAATGTCCCTGAATAAAATGAAACTTGCTCTGACAACATACTGTTTCCTACACATAAACAAATATGATGTGAAAACTCAAATTGAGACATACCTTTAACTCCAGACACCATGTTCTCAAGATAAAAgcctttaaaacaaaaagccatTGTGTATATCATCAACATGAAATTGGAATGCAAAATTAATACTGCTGAGGATTTCCCTCATATCCCATGCTGTTTATCTATTCTACAGGCCTGGAATCaacctttttttcttaagagacagggtctgtctttgttactcaggctggagtacagtggtgccatcaaagctcagtgcagcctccaactctgcctcagcctccccccttTCTGAGTAACTccaactacaggcacatgccccagtacccagctaatttttaaatttttgtggagatgtgTTTCTTACtttcttgcctaggctggtcttgaactcctggtttcaagcaatactcccaccttggtgtggggattgcaggcttgacccattgcacctggcctggaacCAACCTTTATGGCTATCAATACTCCCATCAATCAACTGTCTCAGGTATCATAATATCCCTTCTTATATGTATCAAAACTCATACTGAACAATGAGTTCTGGGTTGCAAAAGAGGATTTATTTTTTGCACCTATCTGTAAGTCTTTGTCCACGttaaacaaaaacatacataagTGCAGTCCCAAAATGCACTACATAGCAGAGTAGTCAGCTCTATCGTGGTGATCAAAATAATGAACATCGGGGTAATGACTGGTTCTCCCCAGGTATACATGTTgaataaatgtgtatgccttttcttgaactaataaaaagtgaaaatggtAGTTAAAAGTAGTAttaggccaggtgccatggctcacacctataatcccagcattttgggaggccaaggcaggcggatcgcctgaggtcaggagttcgagaccatggtgaaagcctgtctctactaaaaaaacaaaaactagctgggtgtgctggctaacgcctgtaatcccagctactaaggaggctgaggcagaatcgcttgaacccgggagatggaggttgcagtaagccaagactgcggccattgcactacagcctgggtgacagatcgagactctgtctaaaaaaaatagtattaaagATACTCTAAATTTGGAAAGGGAAATGAGGTTATTACAATACTAAGCATCTGACAGGTCACTTGTCATGGCTGAACAAAGCTGGGATAAAATTACAGCATTTCAAATCCCCTCTTCAAGATGGTTGGGTGTCAAGTtactttaagattttcttttcaaaattaaaatcactaCATTTCATTGTTTCAATACTCACAGGACACCTGTAAGCTCTTATTCAGAAATCAAATGACAATTTCTcaaatttttctatgtattttctctggtgttttaatggttttttttctaattattactaCTTCACAAGTTTCTTTCACAAACTTCTTCACAgggttaaaaattttttttcttgttataaagTTCTGGGTTTCAGAATTTCTTCACCACCAGACTGGTACATATATCCACATTTATCTTTATTCATTTCTATGAAGTCGTTTTTTCTATATGCTTCACCTTTGACATTCATGATCCTGTCACATTTTCAGGCCTCTCTGTCCAGTATTTTTGGCTTTTGTAGCTCTCTTTTTAGACAAAGCAGCTTCTTCAGTAATATCCTCTTCTTCTAAGTATACACTCAGTCTTACAGGGAATTCAGAACTTACTATGAAACTATCCCCCtgcataaaacaaacaaaaaatcatggATTAAGCAATAACTCAAATAGTTTAGTAATTACATATAGCTGAATGCCCTGGATTACTTCAGATAACCTAGAGACTACATGTAGATGTTAAAAATCCAAATTaacattgcttattttttcatttgacatCCTAACTAGCAATAATATGTATCAGAATGCTACTTATTAAAAATAGTACTGAAAACCCcatgttctttatcaagtctctaaaaaattattttccttcttgcaTTTCCTGCAGTAAACTTATAGAGCTTTTCAAAAGTTAAATGAAGTGTAagagaaaaactaaatataattcCTTCTGTATCAACCAACTCCTGCCTTCCCAAAatggaataggaaaaaaataagtcactTACTGCCAATTTGATATCACATTCGTTATCTTCAAGATGTGTTGCATCCTCATCCTCTGCTctgtaatattaaaatttatcatcGAGATGACAGAATCTTCGATGACCTAATTAGTTGTATATTCCACTCTGAAATATAACTGAAACTGCAATACTAGTCAAAGGAAACACAAAATTTGAGAATTTTGTGTTCTGGAGAATTCTAGATGAACGGTGTGCCAAGCTTGGCTCAACTGTAATAATCCCAATTGTCATACTCTGTATCTTTGTTCATTATTTAAGTATAACTATATTAAAGGCAAAATATGAAGCAATTAAcatagaaatttaatttataaccTATTACCAAAGTATttcatatgattccacttacgttGACTCCTCAATAGGAGAAATGGATCCATCATCATCCAAAAATTTGTATCTACGACTGTCAAAATCTTCATTTTCTAAATCTTCACCAACATTCATTTGCTTCAATGATTCTTTCAGGTGGTGTTCATACTTCAGTTTTTCAATATAGTTAAAAAATCCTCTTGCAACAGCTTGCTATATATTAAAAACACCATAAGTATGtcgagattttatttttaagacccAGCAGGTGCCTATGTTCAAAAAGGGCAATGCCCCCCCTTAGCAAAGACTCTGAATTTGCTATCTTAACTACTCCCCACTTGTGGACTTATCAAATGCTGATTATTAAAATTCACATTACAATTATGAATTTACCTAAGCTGGTAACATGGAAAAGTGAAGTACATATCTTGTCATGTCTGGGACTTActaaaggcattttaaaatgtaaaaacaggaATAAGATTTCTAATGTTTACTATAATCACCTTAAACTTAAGAGATTAACTGAAGAGATTAACATGTATTAATCCTCCCAAATAAAATTTCAGGTTCTGGCAAGGGATCATAAATTAATTCTGAATTCATTCAACATACAactctcaaatatttaaaaaagtctACTCCTAAGTATTAGCGTATTTTTCAGATAATTGGCTTAGAAACATCTAGGCCTTAAGAATATATCCACTGAACATAAGGCATGTGTGGTTTTAGTTTAGGTTACTGCAAAAGTAATTTCAAGTTATGTGAGCTTTTATTATCCCCACTGAGTTTTAGGGTTGTGTTTAAAGACCTGAGATGGGATAAGATCAAAGGATTTTATACAAAGAGCCTTGGAGCACTATCTTTTAAATATGGCAAAGTGTAGTTATATTAAGAGATACAAGTCAAGATTCAGTTGAAGGATAGGGTGGACTTTAGGGGTAAGTCAGTATAGAAGAGTATCAAAATTGCAGACAGTCTGTTCCCAGTATATCTGAGACAATTCTAAATTGGCCAACAAATCATTTTGGGCATCTTGAGTTATGTGTAGCCATGTATGTAAAATGCTGACTCACCTCAAACGTTAAAATTTTTCTCCAAGGTGCGTTTTTTTCATTCTCTGATTCTAAAAATGGGAAGCCAGATCCTCTGCTTCTAAATTGTTTCTTCTTATCTATTAGTGAGTATATAggatttctccttccttctggtCTTCCCCGTGGTCTTCCTGTTGGCTGGtacctcctctttttcttttttttatatctctttttcCTGTTCTTGAATCTTTCAAAAATAGCTTTTATAGTCAATGGTATTGGTTCAAAAGATGAGTCACTTGATGAATCACTTGCGTGAACACTTTCAGGTGTACGAACAAATTTTCGAATGGGGTTTCTTTTCTCCCCTTTAGGTGAGTAAGGGATACACTGAGTTTTAAATAAGCTGCTATCAGAAGAGTTATCactagaaaaatgggaaaaaaattaatttcatcttcttttcttACTGCTTATTACCATTAATACCCAGTCCTAAATGTACATTTCTTCCAAGACCAACTCAGAAAACATGCccagaattaaaaattttttaaaggatggGCTCAGAACCAGCTAGCCTTTCTACTGATCATCCTATTTAAATAGCCCATAATGCTACAGCTCTTATTAAAGAGTTTTGTAGACAtcgtcttgctgtcacccagactggagtgcagtggtgcaatcacagctcactgcaacctcaaactcctggaaacTCCagggatgctcctgcctcagcctcccaagtagctagctaGGACTAatggcatgcaccactatgctcagcttACAAAAAAACTGTATCTTTCAAGACAATGTATGAGCTCCAAAAGGCTGTATGGTTCGGTTCACTGCTAAGAGTGTCTGAGTAAAACAAACACAGCCTACCGAACCGGAGGATGTAGTCTGGAAGAGATGCTAATATGACccaaagaatacattttttctcGACGAATGTGTCCcataatatattcacattttgAATTTAAAGTATTTGCAATGCTATTATATCAATCTATGTAACTAGATAAACTTGGAAGGTCAGTGAAAtctagttttccttctttcccaatTCCTGAAAATTATCTTTACTGTCACTCATTATATACAATAGTTTCTCATAATTCAGATACAATAAACATGATTGAATCCACTCACCTTCGATTTGCAAGTTCCACAGCATCAGATGTCACATGGTCAAGAGAATCTATTCCTGATTTATCCATCAATTGCTCTTTGTTTTAAACAGTTTTCTGAAATTATGAAATTTAGTAAATATGACAAAGCTTCCCTAAATATTGACAGTATCTACTACAGTGTTGAACGTGGTCAGACTATGCCAATGATTTCAGGCGAAATCATTTACCAAGGTTAAGCTTCTTATCCATTT from Homo sapiens chromosome 11, GRCh38.p14 Primary Assembly encodes:
- the TAF1D gene encoding TATA box-binding protein-associated factor RNA polymerase I subunit D codes for the protein MDKSGIDSLDHVTSDAVELANRSDNSSDSSLFKTQCIPYSPKGEKRNPIRKFVRTPESVHASDSSSDSSFEPIPLTIKAIFERFKNRKKRYKKKKKRRYQPTGRPRGRPEGRRNPIYSLIDKKKQFRSRGSGFPFLESENEKNAPWRKILTFEQAVARGFFNYIEKLKYEHHLKESLKQMNVGEDLENEDFDSRRYKFLDDDGSISPIEESTAEDEDATHLEDNECDIKLAGDSFIVSSEFPVRLSVYLEEEDITEEAALSKKRATKAKNTGQRGLKM